One segment of Penaeus vannamei isolate JL-2024 chromosome 3, ASM4276789v1, whole genome shotgun sequence DNA contains the following:
- the LOC138859545 gene encoding uncharacterized protein translates to MAFVDYQKAFDSVDIHKVLEYIKNQGVEPVKRLDRESRVFQNLDWETKGIKIDGDYLSHFRFTDNIVLVANNLQDLQQMLNELNNESKKPTGNTRLIKRTGNKEKKHTKMASFRKSKCSLQVKKIPVILKRKVHDQRILPTGTYGAETWNRTKKMT, encoded by the exons ATGGCTTTCGTCGATTACCAGAAAGCCTTTGATTCTGTAGATATACACAAAGTACTTGAATATATTAAGAACCAAGGTGTAGAGCCTGT AAAGAGGTTAGACAGGGAGTCTCGAGTCTTTCAAAACCTTGACTGGGAGACGAAGGGAATTAAAATTGATGGAGACTATTTAAGCCACTTCAGATTCACAGATAACATTGTACTTGTAGCAAACAATCTACAAGATCTCCAACAAATGTTAAATGAGCTGaacaatgaaagtaaaaaa CCAACGGGTAACACCAGACTCATCaaaagaacaggaaataaagagaagaagcacACTAAGATGGCAAGCTTTCGGAAGAGCAAGTGCAGTCTTCAAGTCAAAAAAATACCAGTGATTCTAAAGAGGAAGGTTCATGATCAGCGCATCTTGCCAACAGGAACATACGGTGCAGAAACGTGGAACCGAACAAAGAAGATGACCTAG